A region from the Vicinamibacterales bacterium genome encodes:
- a CDS encoding Do family serine endopeptidase, whose protein sequence is MIGTDTRDRRPAAAVARFAVLGVAAGVFALGVSHIVASPPAAAPTTPPAVTAPLVVPSPTSSYSPIVDRVAPAVVTIRVEKTVEAMPTSLPAPFRDFFGQDGPAPRSRADALGSGVIIRPDGLILTNHHVIDHADSIRVDTADGRSFTGTLVGSDQPSDLAVVKVTAANLPTVPFGDSEQVKVGDVVLAFGNPLGVGQTVTMGIVSAKGRATGISDGSYEDFLQTDAPINQGNSGGALVNLKGELVGINAQIVSPSGGNIGLGFAIPSSMARAVSDQLVKDKVVHRSKLGVVVQPLTPELAAGFGVPDARGAVVSDVEPGSPAAKAGLKQGDIVMALDGRPVKDSNALRNQIAGTTPGTEVTLDIRRDGKDQTVKATLVERERTEMADNGPASGEGHDDTRLGLALTPVTPRLAEQLDLPRTADGLVVTGVDPEGRAAAAGVRSGDLIKSVNGKTVDSVAALRAALGTQHDRPTILLVTRRGVDSFVAVPRADS, encoded by the coding sequence ATGATTGGAACCGACACTCGCGACCGACGGCCCGCCGCGGCTGTCGCTCGCTTCGCCGTTCTTGGAGTTGCCGCGGGCGTGTTCGCCCTCGGCGTCTCGCACATCGTGGCGTCGCCGCCAGCGGCCGCGCCGACCACGCCGCCCGCCGTGACCGCCCCGCTCGTCGTGCCGTCGCCCACGTCGTCCTACAGCCCCATCGTGGACAGGGTGGCGCCGGCCGTGGTCACCATTCGCGTCGAGAAGACCGTGGAGGCGATGCCCACGTCGCTGCCCGCGCCGTTCCGCGACTTCTTCGGTCAGGACGGTCCCGCGCCCCGCAGCCGCGCCGACGCGCTCGGCTCCGGCGTCATCATCCGGCCCGACGGCCTGATCCTGACGAACCACCACGTGATCGATCACGCCGACTCGATTCGCGTCGACACGGCCGACGGCCGGTCGTTCACGGGCACCCTGGTCGGCAGCGACCAGCCCAGCGACCTCGCGGTGGTGAAGGTCACGGCCGCCAACCTGCCCACCGTGCCGTTCGGCGACTCCGAGCAGGTGAAGGTGGGCGACGTGGTGCTCGCGTTCGGCAACCCGCTGGGCGTCGGCCAGACGGTGACGATGGGCATCGTCAGCGCGAAGGGCCGCGCCACCGGGATCAGCGACGGGTCCTACGAGGACTTCCTGCAGACCGACGCCCCGATCAACCAGGGCAACTCGGGCGGAGCGCTCGTGAACCTGAAGGGCGAGCTCGTGGGGATCAACGCCCAGATCGTGTCGCCCTCCGGCGGGAACATCGGCCTCGGCTTCGCGATTCCGTCGTCGATGGCCCGCGCCGTCAGCGACCAGCTCGTGAAGGACAAGGTGGTGCACCGCTCGAAGCTGGGCGTCGTGGTCCAGCCCCTCACCCCCGAGCTCGCCGCCGGCTTCGGGGTGCCCGACGCGCGCGGCGCGGTCGTGAGCGACGTGGAACCCGGCAGCCCGGCCGCGAAGGCGGGCCTGAAGCAGGGCGACATCGTGATGGCGCTCGACGGCCGCCCGGTGAAGGACTCCAACGCGCTCCGCAACCAGATCGCGGGCACGACGCCTGGCACGGAGGTGACCCTCGACATCCGGCGCGACGGCAAGGACCAGACCGTGAAGGCCACGCTCGTCGAGCGCGAGCGCACCGAGATGGCGGACAACGGGCCCGCCTCGGGCGAGGGCCACGACGACACCCGGCTGGGCCTGGCGCTGACGCCGGTCACGCCCCGGCTGGCCGAGCAGCTCGACCTCCCGCGCACGGCCGACGGCCTGGTCGTGACGGGGGTGGATCCCGAGGGACGCGCCGCGGCCGCCGGGGTGCGCTCGGGCGACCTCATCAAGTCGGTGAACGGCAAGACGGTGGACTCGGTGGCGGCCCTCCGTGCGGCCCTCGGCACCCAGCACGACCGCCCGACGATCCTGCTGGTGACGCGCCGCGGCGTGGACAGCTTCGTGGCCGTCCCCCGCGCCGATTCGTAG
- a CDS encoding HAMP domain-containing sensor histidine kinase has translation MSSGPGRAFARAFPLRIAAWYAGLFVVSAAAVAMVTYVLLARALAAQDHDVLDSMLSRYATEYARGGLPALRDVINTDAGEGRHEQLLVRVKVGDAEVVYFTEPRAWSGFDLARLDRPGVEATPWTILASPPDGTSLEVGTAALRGGVIVQVGRTSHARDALLRNFRERSLQVFVLVVLVAIFGGAVLTHFAMAPLRALDATLGSILHTGRFDARVPTRSSSDPLDRLGGLVNDMLGRIQVLVGGMRGALDNVAHDLRTPLTRLRTVAESALLADDPAAQREGLARALEEADRVNATLTALMDISEAETGTMALAREPVDLATIVGEAVDLYVDEAEDKGVELTVDVPAGITLQADRTRLRQVLANLVANAVKYTDAGGRVDVSAAADAVQATIAVRDTGIGIGPADVPHVWDRLYRADASRSTRGLGLGLSLVKAIVEAHGGTVGVVSTPGHGSEFSVVLPLAPSGPPAA, from the coding sequence ATGTCCTCCGGGCCGGGTAGGGCGTTCGCGCGGGCGTTCCCGCTCCGGATCGCGGCGTGGTACGCCGGCCTGTTCGTCGTGAGCGCGGCCGCCGTCGCCATGGTGACCTACGTGCTCCTGGCGCGCGCCCTGGCGGCCCAGGACCACGACGTCCTGGACTCGATGCTCTCCCGCTACGCCACGGAGTACGCGCGGGGCGGACTGCCCGCGCTCCGCGACGTGATCAACACCGACGCGGGCGAAGGGCGCCACGAGCAGCTCCTGGTGCGGGTGAAGGTCGGCGACGCCGAGGTCGTGTACTTCACCGAGCCTCGCGCGTGGAGCGGCTTCGACCTGGCCCGGCTGGATCGGCCCGGGGTGGAGGCCACGCCCTGGACCATCCTGGCGTCTCCGCCCGACGGCACGAGCCTCGAGGTGGGCACGGCGGCGCTGCGCGGCGGCGTCATCGTGCAGGTGGGCCGCACCTCCCACGCGCGCGACGCGCTGCTGCGCAACTTCCGGGAGCGCTCGCTCCAGGTGTTCGTGCTCGTCGTGCTGGTGGCGATCTTCGGCGGCGCCGTACTGACGCACTTCGCCATGGCGCCGCTGCGCGCGCTCGACGCCACGCTGGGGTCGATCCTCCACACCGGGCGCTTCGACGCGCGGGTGCCCACGCGGTCGTCGTCCGATCCGCTCGATCGCCTCGGCGGCCTCGTGAACGACATGCTCGGCCGCATCCAGGTGCTGGTGGGCGGGATGCGCGGCGCCCTCGACAACGTCGCCCACGACCTCCGGACGCCGCTCACGCGGCTCCGGACGGTGGCGGAGTCCGCGCTCCTGGCCGACGACCCGGCCGCGCAGCGCGAGGGACTGGCCCGCGCCCTGGAGGAGGCGGACCGCGTGAACGCCACGCTGACCGCGCTCATGGACATCTCGGAAGCCGAGACCGGCACCATGGCGCTGGCCCGCGAGCCGGTGGACCTGGCGACGATCGTCGGCGAGGCGGTGGATCTCTACGTGGACGAAGCCGAAGACAAGGGCGTGGAGCTGACGGTGGACGTGCCGGCGGGCATCACGCTCCAGGCCGACCGCACCCGGCTGCGCCAGGTGCTGGCCAACCTCGTGGCGAACGCCGTCAAGTACACCGACGCCGGCGGACGGGTGGACGTGTCGGCCGCCGCCGACGCCGTGCAGGCGACCATCGCCGTGCGCGACACGGGGATCGGCATCGGCCCCGCCGACGTGCCGCACGTGTGGGACCGGCTCTATCGCGCCGACGCGAGCCGCTCGACGCGCGGCCTCGGCCTGGGACTGTCGCTCGTCAAGGCCATCGTCGAGGCGCACGGCGGCACGGTGGGCGTCGTCTCCACGCCCGGCCATGGCAGCGAGTTCTCGGTGGTCTTGCCCCTGGCCCCGAGCGGCCCGCCCGCCGCCTGA
- a CDS encoding response regulator transcription factor: MTGYDMANHHDDVRVLVVEDDSSIAEFVAAGLRQEGFAVDVAPDGVEGLDLAQSRDYDAAIVDVMLPRLDGLSLVGALRRASVATPVLFLSARHTVDDRVKGLQTGGDDYLTKPFAFPELLARVQALTRRGHAAQEATELTVGDLRLDRLTRRATRHDQPIELRPREYALLEFLMRNAGKVVSKTMIVSHVWDYSFDTGTNAVDVLVHRLREKIDKDFEPKLLHTVRGVGYVLRAG, encoded by the coding sequence TTGACCGGCTACGACATGGCGAATCACCATGACGACGTGCGCGTTCTCGTCGTCGAAGACGATTCCAGCATTGCCGAGTTCGTGGCGGCCGGCCTCCGCCAGGAGGGGTTCGCCGTGGACGTGGCCCCGGACGGCGTCGAAGGCCTGGATCTCGCCCAGTCGCGGGACTACGACGCCGCCATCGTGGACGTGATGCTGCCGCGGCTCGACGGCCTGAGCCTGGTCGGCGCGCTGCGCCGGGCCAGCGTGGCCACGCCCGTCCTGTTCCTCAGCGCCCGTCACACCGTGGACGACCGCGTGAAGGGGCTGCAGACGGGCGGCGACGACTACCTGACCAAGCCGTTCGCGTTTCCCGAACTCCTGGCCCGCGTCCAGGCGCTCACCCGCCGCGGTCACGCCGCCCAGGAGGCGACCGAGCTGACGGTCGGTGACCTGCGGCTGGACCGCCTGACCCGCCGGGCCACCCGCCACGACCAGCCGATCGAGCTCCGGCCGCGCGAGTACGCCCTGCTCGAATTCCTGATGCGCAACGCCGGCAAGGTCGTCTCGAAGACCATGATCGTGTCGCACGTGTGGGACTACAGCTTCGACACCGGCACCAACGCGGTGGACGTGCTGGTCCATCGCCTGCGCGAGAAGATCGACAAGGACTTCGAGCCGAAGCTGCTCCACACGGTGCGCGGCGTGGGGTATGTCCTCCGGGCCGGGTAG
- a CDS encoding DUF2853 family protein yields the protein MALSSVDYSHNVTLYSAPVDRAAVRGIARHLGRTLLRRDLINLTESDPAERRDLREHFLKRRLRLAHADAELDAAIEAVIGRMNPRQPKSRVTVCYLLAERFDKLRLFL from the coding sequence GTGGCGCTCTCGTCTGTCGACTACTCACACAACGTCACTCTCTATTCGGCTCCAGTCGATCGCGCCGCGGTCCGCGGCATCGCGCGTCATCTGGGCCGCACGCTGCTCCGTCGCGATCTGATCAACCTGACGGAATCCGATCCCGCCGAGCGCCGCGATCTGCGCGAGCACTTCCTCAAGCGCCGCCTGCGCCTGGCGCACGCCGACGCCGAACTCGATGCCGCGATCGAGGCCGTCATCGGCCGCATGAATCCGCGGCAGCCCAAGAGCCGCGTGACCGTCTGCTATCTCCTCGCCGAGCGGTTCGACAAACTGCGCCTGTTCCTGTGA
- a CDS encoding aminotransferase class IV, with amino-acid sequence MPPTPLLPVLTTEDVINAMRNLRMNQRVNFWAFYSSQLGGIVTDPALMVIAFDDHMVHRGHGIFDTASLVDGKVYDLDAHFERFLKSAERAKLTLPDTPERMKAIILETAEVAGHSDGAIRYWLSSGPGSLELSPAKGAKPGFFVMVFAGLTYPEHWYTDGLRVMTTTYPIKPSLYAITKTTNYLPNVLMQMEAKSAGLDNGVFIDADGNVGESSNMNVAFVTRDGVLRHPTFDHILSGCTSLRLLDLAKELVGQGLLTGVEVCKIPVDDARAAREMLLIGSSIKVAPIVEWDGKPINDGKPGPVAKALLDLLERDSHQAGDRLRDPKDRDFD; translated from the coding sequence ATGCCGCCGACACCCCTCCTGCCCGTCCTGACGACCGAGGACGTCATCAACGCCATGCGCAACCTGCGCATGAACCAGCGCGTGAACTTCTGGGCGTTCTACTCGAGTCAGCTCGGCGGGATCGTGACGGACCCGGCGCTGATGGTCATCGCCTTCGACGACCACATGGTGCACCGCGGCCACGGCATCTTCGACACGGCCAGCCTGGTGGACGGCAAGGTCTACGACCTCGACGCGCACTTCGAGCGCTTCCTGAAGTCGGCCGAGCGGGCGAAGCTGACGCTGCCGGACACGCCCGAGCGGATGAAGGCCATCATTCTCGAGACGGCCGAAGTGGCCGGCCACAGCGACGGCGCCATCCGCTACTGGCTGTCGTCGGGCCCGGGCAGCCTGGAGCTCAGCCCCGCCAAGGGCGCCAAACCCGGGTTCTTCGTGATGGTGTTCGCGGGCCTCACCTACCCCGAGCACTGGTACACCGACGGCCTCCGGGTGATGACCACGACGTACCCGATCAAGCCGTCGCTGTACGCCATTACCAAGACGACGAACTACCTGCCCAACGTCCTCATGCAGATGGAGGCGAAGTCGGCAGGGCTGGACAACGGGGTGTTCATCGACGCCGACGGCAACGTCGGCGAGAGCTCGAACATGAACGTGGCGTTCGTCACCAGGGACGGCGTGCTCCGCCACCCCACGTTCGACCACATCCTGTCGGGGTGCACGTCGCTGCGGCTGCTGGATCTGGCCAAGGAGCTCGTCGGCCAGGGCCTCCTGACCGGCGTGGAGGTGTGCAAGATCCCGGTGGACGACGCGCGGGCCGCACGGGAGATGCTGCTCATCGGCAGCTCGATCAAGGTGGCACCGATCGTCGAATGGGACGGCAAACCCATCAACGACGGCAAGCCGGGCCCGGTCGCCAAGGCGCTGCTCGACCTGCTGGAGCGCGACTCGCACCAGGCGGGCGACCGGCTGCGCGACCCGAAAGACCGCGACTTCGACTGA
- a CDS encoding alpha/beta hydrolase, whose protein sequence is MTRHDVATARRLKIVVSITLALTASACATSRPSGSSQPTTPTAPAAAAGAAAASAAAPARKMATSPDGTKIAYDMTGTGPFLIMLHGGGYTARGWADREYVTKLKDRFTLITPDERGTGDSDKPKTLADYGLDKMIADVLAVADAAGATKFHLWGFGHGATIARYIAARSDRVVSAVLVSADFGPPLSGIIKDAVTGMRAKWQPMVDAQAAGTLDLAKMSASDRAAWDNGVAVSAMALGAMLDYPPLEPAEIKAPTLWLIGAGDTSAMENVKAYEGKLQGTQVTLKTIPGATYTDTFGKADLTINEAVPFLTAHPPPS, encoded by the coding sequence ATGACACGCCACGATGTCGCGACCGCCCGTCGCCTGAAGATCGTCGTCAGCATCACCCTCGCGCTCACCGCGAGCGCGTGCGCCACGTCCAGGCCCTCGGGCAGTTCGCAACCGACCACCCCGACCGCTCCCGCGGCCGCCGCCGGCGCCGCGGCCGCCTCTGCCGCCGCTCCGGCCCGCAAGATGGCCACGTCGCCCGACGGCACCAAGATCGCCTATGACATGACCGGCACCGGGCCGTTCCTGATCATGCTGCACGGCGGCGGCTACACCGCCCGGGGCTGGGCCGACCGGGAGTACGTCACCAAGCTGAAGGACAGGTTCACGCTCATCACGCCCGACGAGCGCGGCACCGGCGACAGCGACAAGCCCAAGACCCTGGCCGACTACGGGCTCGACAAGATGATCGCGGACGTGCTCGCGGTGGCCGATGCCGCCGGCGCGACGAAGTTCCACCTCTGGGGCTTCGGGCACGGCGCTACCATCGCCCGCTACATCGCCGCCCGGTCGGACCGCGTGGTCTCGGCCGTGCTCGTCAGCGCCGACTTCGGTCCGCCGCTGAGCGGCATCATCAAGGACGCCGTGACCGGGATGCGGGCCAAGTGGCAGCCGATGGTGGACGCGCAGGCGGCCGGCACGCTGGACCTGGCGAAGATGTCGGCCAGCGACCGCGCGGCCTGGGACAACGGCGTGGCCGTGTCCGCGATGGCGCTCGGCGCGATGCTGGACTACCCGCCGCTCGAGCCGGCGGAGATCAAGGCGCCCACCCTGTGGCTCATCGGCGCGGGCGACACGTCGGCCATGGAGAACGTGAAGGCCTACGAGGGCAAGCTCCAGGGCACCCAGGTCACGCTGAAGACGATTCCTGGCGCGACCTACACGGACACGTTCGGCAAGGCCGACCTGACGATCAACGAGGCCGTGCCGTTCCTCACGGCGCACCCGCCGCCCTCGTAG
- a CDS encoding ADOP family duplicated permease gives MAVRRWWQRLLNAAAPGRAEDELRREIDAHLALLADDLEARGLTAHEARLEARRRFGSVEGTRGLHRDTRSVPALDDARQDLAATVRLALRRPQSTLFAVVLMAFAVGATTTLFSLVYGVVFRPLPWTEPDRLVRLEETRGGQRGRVPWTLTNAAYLAWRSDHRTVDEIGGWFQGGPRTLAIDGAEADRVPVSAITPSLLTVLAARPALGRGFVDADALPGAVPTLLLSHGLWQRAFGGRADVIGRQVRLDGQPRTVVGVMPGTFAVPDHRAQAWTPLHVPPVPGEGGVRRVMIFAAMARLRPGVAPAQAAAEATARVRHAPDLRQAGLALFGADGEAAIAAEPARDVLTREVRPGLLLLLAGVGLLFVAAVASTANVQLARAAERRRESAVRAALGASASRLARQWMVESVWMGAVGTAAGLALAAAVHTVLPRWLPDDFPRLVDIRLDWRVATLASLVTGLASMACGLVPAWVASRDRIVAVLGEDSLAPVGGSARTLASRLRAALMTAQVAIACVLLVVTALLARSAAHLFAADRGYDPRHVLTARLVLPADVSAERRAAFARTLHEALAGAPGVTHAGLGTALPLVASGGFRGITMPSPLDPARTIDVQTAVRAVTADYAAALGLRLRSGRHVADTDTPQSPPVVVVNQAFATQYLGGTGVGRRMALGVNGHEEWEVVGVVDNVRQGGFSAAPSDTAGLYDPPVPELYFPFAQWTDAMPEVLAVVRTVDDPATAVPALRAAARAADPSVVVDAIAAMDDRLAAALAMPRLYAAVLAGLAAVALVVAGTGLFGVLAHATTRRTREIGVRTALGASPREIAALVAAQAATSVAAGTALGLLAAAAIAGSLGAQLYGVSPLDAWSFVAAGFGVAAVGVVAALVPVARALRLDPLAALRAS, from the coding sequence ATGGCCGTCCGTCGATGGTGGCAGCGCCTCCTGAACGCCGCGGCCCCTGGCCGCGCCGAGGACGAGCTGCGGCGGGAGATCGACGCGCACCTGGCGCTCCTCGCCGACGACCTCGAGGCGCGGGGCCTGACGGCGCACGAGGCCCGCCTCGAGGCGCGGCGCAGGTTCGGCAGCGTCGAGGGGACGCGCGGCCTGCACCGCGACACGCGGTCCGTGCCCGCGCTCGACGACGCTCGCCAGGACCTCGCCGCCACGGTGCGTCTGGCGCTGCGCCGTCCGCAGTCCACGCTGTTCGCGGTCGTGCTGATGGCGTTCGCGGTGGGCGCCACGACCACGCTCTTCAGCCTCGTCTACGGCGTCGTGTTCAGGCCGCTGCCGTGGACCGAGCCCGACCGGCTCGTTCGGCTGGAGGAGACGCGTGGGGGCCAGCGCGGACGCGTGCCGTGGACCCTGACCAACGCCGCCTACCTGGCGTGGCGCTCCGACCACCGGACGGTGGACGAGATCGGCGGATGGTTCCAGGGCGGCCCGCGCACGCTGGCCATCGACGGCGCCGAGGCGGATCGTGTGCCCGTCAGCGCCATCACGCCGTCGCTGCTCACGGTGCTCGCCGCCCGCCCCGCGCTGGGGCGCGGCTTCGTCGACGCCGATGCCCTGCCGGGGGCCGTGCCCACGCTGCTCCTGTCGCACGGGCTCTGGCAGCGAGCGTTCGGCGGACGGGCCGACGTGATCGGACGCCAGGTCCGCCTCGACGGACAGCCGCGCACCGTCGTCGGCGTCATGCCCGGGACCTTCGCCGTGCCGGATCACCGTGCGCAGGCCTGGACGCCCCTGCACGTGCCGCCCGTGCCCGGCGAGGGCGGGGTGCGCCGCGTGATGATCTTCGCGGCCATGGCGCGTCTGCGCCCCGGCGTCGCGCCGGCGCAGGCCGCCGCCGAGGCGACCGCCAGGGTCCGCCACGCCCCGGACCTGCGGCAGGCCGGCCTTGCGTTGTTCGGCGCCGACGGCGAGGCGGCCATCGCCGCCGAGCCCGCCAGGGACGTGCTGACGCGCGAGGTCCGTCCCGGCCTCCTGCTGCTCCTGGCCGGTGTGGGCCTGCTCTTCGTCGCCGCCGTGGCCAGTACGGCCAACGTCCAGCTCGCGCGCGCGGCCGAGCGGCGCCGCGAATCGGCGGTCCGCGCCGCCCTTGGCGCCAGCGCCTCACGGCTGGCGCGACAGTGGATGGTCGAGAGCGTGTGGATGGGCGCGGTCGGCACCGCGGCGGGGCTGGCCCTGGCGGCGGCCGTGCACACGGTCCTGCCCCGGTGGCTGCCCGACGACTTTCCCCGGCTGGTGGACATCCGCCTCGACTGGCGGGTCGCGACGCTGGCCTCCCTCGTCACCGGTCTCGCCAGCATGGCGTGCGGGCTCGTCCCGGCGTGGGTCGCGTCGCGCGACCGGATCGTCGCGGTGCTCGGCGAAGACAGCCTGGCCCCCGTGGGCGGCTCGGCCAGGACACTGGCGTCCCGTCTCCGCGCCGCGCTGATGACGGCGCAGGTCGCCATCGCCTGCGTGCTGCTCGTCGTCACCGCCCTGCTCGCCCGAAGCGCGGCGCATCTCTTCGCCGCGGACCGCGGCTACGATCCGCGCCACGTGCTCACGGCGCGGCTCGTGCTGCCGGCCGACGTCTCCGCCGAGCGCCGGGCCGCGTTCGCGAGGACGCTCCACGAAGCGCTGGCGGGGGCGCCGGGCGTGACCCACGCCGGCCTGGGCACGGCGCTGCCGCTCGTCGCGTCGGGCGGGTTTCGCGGCATCACGATGCCGTCACCGCTCGATCCGGCCCGCACGATCGACGTCCAGACGGCCGTGCGGGCCGTGACGGCGGACTACGCGGCGGCGCTCGGTCTGCGGCTGCGCTCGGGCCGCCACGTGGCGGACACCGACACGCCGCAGTCACCGCCCGTGGTGGTCGTGAACCAGGCGTTCGCCACGCAGTATCTCGGCGGCACCGGCGTGGGACGCCGGATGGCGCTGGGCGTCAACGGGCACGAGGAGTGGGAGGTGGTCGGCGTGGTGGACAACGTGCGCCAGGGCGGGTTCTCCGCGGCGCCGTCCGACACGGCCGGTCTCTACGATCCGCCGGTGCCAGAGCTCTACTTTCCGTTCGCCCAGTGGACCGACGCCATGCCCGAGGTGCTCGCCGTCGTGCGCACGGTCGACGACCCCGCGACGGCGGTCCCTGCGCTGCGTGCGGCGGCCCGCGCGGCCGATCCGTCGGTCGTGGTCGACGCCATCGCGGCCATGGACGATCGCCTGGCGGCCGCCCTCGCCATGCCGCGCCTGTACGCCGCCGTGCTCGCAGGGCTCGCCGCCGTCGCCCTGGTCGTGGCGGGCACCGGCCTGTTCGGCGTGCTGGCGCACGCGACCACGCGGCGCACGCGCGAGATCGGCGTGCGCACGGCCCTCGGCGCCTCGCCGCGGGAGATCGCGGCCCTCGTCGCGGCGCAGGCCGCCACGAGCGTCGCCGCCGGCACGGCGCTGGGGCTGCTGGCCGCCGCCGCGATCGCCGGGTCGCTGGGGGCGCAGCTCTACGGCGTGTCGCCGCTCGACGCCTGGAGTTTCGTGGCCGCCGGGTTCGGCGTGGCCGCCGTCGGCGTCGTGGCCGCCCTGGTGCCCGTGGCTCGCGCGCTGCGCCTCGATCCTCTCGCGGCGCTGCGCGCGTCGTAG
- a CDS encoding PadR family transcriptional regulator codes for MASERISRVEVFQGTLDLIVLSALATMGPLHAYGLAARLEQVAAHPFPLNQGTLYPALVRLEQKGWIRGAWQRTESNRDAKYYAITKAGRRALDVQTGRWRRLSGLVERLLPQEG; via the coding sequence ATGGCCAGTGAACGAATCTCGCGCGTCGAGGTCTTCCAGGGCACGCTGGACCTCATCGTCCTCAGCGCCCTGGCCACCATGGGCCCGCTGCACGCCTACGGCCTGGCGGCCCGTCTCGAGCAGGTGGCGGCGCATCCGTTCCCGCTCAACCAGGGCACGCTCTATCCCGCGCTCGTGCGGCTCGAGCAGAAGGGATGGATCCGCGGGGCCTGGCAGCGCACCGAGAGCAACCGCGACGCGAAGTACTACGCGATCACGAAAGCGGGCCGCCGCGCCCTCGACGTCCAGACCGGGCGCTGGCGCCGGCTGTCGGGCCTGGTCGAGCGCCTGCTGCCGCAGGAGGGCTGA
- a CDS encoding DUF952 domain-containing protein, producing MDASAALIYKLVSAGEWRQAEAARRFTGSAVDVADGFIHFSTAAQVSETAARHFAGVPDLVLVAVSPSALGPALRWEPSRGGALFPHLYGDLPLDAVRGVTRLPLGPDGRHAFPDGVTIA from the coding sequence GTGGACGCCTCCGCCGCCCTCATCTACAAGCTGGTCAGCGCCGGCGAGTGGCGGCAGGCCGAGGCGGCGCGACGCTTCACCGGCTCGGCCGTGGACGTGGCCGACGGGTTCATCCACTTCTCCACGGCGGCGCAGGTGTCCGAGACGGCCGCCCGCCACTTCGCCGGTGTGCCGGACCTCGTGCTGGTCGCCGTGTCGCCGTCGGCGCTCGGCCCGGCGCTCCGGTGGGAGCCGTCGCGCGGGGGCGCGCTCTTCCCGCACCTCTATGGCGATCTGCCGCTCGACGCCGTCCGCGGCGTGACCCGCCTGCCGCTCGGCCCCGACGGCCGCCACGCCTTCCCCGACGGCGTCACCATCGCCTGA
- a CDS encoding amino acid carrier protein: protein MAAFIDTLTTWLFQYVVVWMLLGAGVFFTVRLGFVQFRRLPDAFRAMLAQQAEASGGVLTPFQSFMTALGATIGTGNIAGVATAIISGGPGALFWIWVYGLVATAIKFTEAVLGVKYRQTEGDTIKAGPMQYLREGFGSPGLARAFALIAGIGALTTTPFTQPNSIAVVFDSVFGVPTWVAGIAVAVLVWAVIIRGIKSIGRAAEKLSPLKVGLYLAGGLIVIVMFAGRIPHVLSLVFSEALTTRSTMGFGWFIAMRYGIARGVYANEAGYGTAALAYGTAKSDRPSQQGLQAVMEVFIVSFVTGTISALTILVSGVAETSIAAAHAGQPYLTSTAAVAQAFNAAVPLVGGWVVAFCAFLFGYTTLIGWAFYGEQCLQYIFGRGITMPYRWAYCLLIPFGAAIRPEVVWAWGDLMNVLQVFPNMVGLIGLSGVAAAYAKRGA, encoded by the coding sequence GTGGCCGCGTTCATCGACACGCTGACGACCTGGCTGTTCCAGTACGTCGTCGTCTGGATGCTGCTCGGCGCCGGCGTCTTCTTCACCGTCCGCCTCGGGTTCGTCCAGTTCCGGCGCCTGCCGGACGCCTTCCGCGCCATGCTGGCGCAGCAGGCCGAGGCCTCCGGCGGTGTCCTGACGCCGTTCCAGTCGTTCATGACGGCCCTGGGCGCCACCATCGGCACCGGCAACATCGCCGGCGTCGCCACGGCCATCATCTCGGGCGGGCCCGGCGCGCTCTTCTGGATCTGGGTGTACGGCCTGGTCGCCACGGCCATCAAGTTCACCGAGGCCGTGCTGGGCGTGAAGTACCGCCAGACCGAGGGCGACACGATCAAGGCCGGCCCGATGCAGTACCTGCGCGAGGGCTTCGGCTCGCCCGGACTCGCACGGGCTTTCGCGCTCATCGCCGGCATCGGCGCGCTCACGACCACGCCCTTCACGCAGCCCAATTCGATCGCGGTGGTGTTCGACAGCGTGTTCGGCGTGCCGACGTGGGTCGCGGGCATCGCCGTCGCGGTGCTGGTCTGGGCCGTCATCATCCGTGGCATCAAGTCCATCGGCCGCGCGGCGGAGAAGCTCTCGCCCTTGAAGGTCGGCCTCTACCTGGCCGGCGGGCTCATCGTGATCGTGATGTTCGCCGGACGCATCCCGCACGTGCTGTCGCTGGTGTTCAGCGAGGCCCTGACCACGCGCTCCACGATGGGCTTCGGATGGTTCATCGCCATGCGCTACGGCATCGCGCGCGGCGTCTATGCCAACGAGGCCGGCTACGGCACGGCGGCCCTCGCCTACGGCACCGCGAAGTCGGACCGGCCGTCGCAGCAGGGCCTCCAGGCGGTGATGGAGGTCTTCATCGTCTCCTTCGTCACCGGCACGATCAGCGCGCTCACGATCCTCGTGTCCGGCGTGGCCGAGACCTCGATCGCGGCGGCGCACGCGGGCCAGCCGTATCTCACGAGCACGGCCGCCGTCGCCCAGGCCTTCAACGCCGCCGTGCCGCTCGTGGGCGGCTGGGTGGTGGCGTTCTGCGCGTTCCTGTTCGGCTACACGACCCTCATCGGCTGGGCGTTCTACGGCGAACAGTGCCTGCAGTACATCTTCGGACGCGGCATCACCATGCCGTACCGCTGGGCGTACTGCCTGCTCATCCCGTTCGGCGCCGCCATCCGGCCCGAGGTCGTGTGGGCGTGGGGCGACCTGATGAACGTCCTGCAGGTGTTCCCGAACATGGTGGGCCTCATCGGGCTGAGCGGCGTCGCGGCCGCCTACGCGAAGCGAGGCGCCTGA